A genomic window from Oculatellaceae cyanobacterium includes:
- the treZ gene encoding malto-oligosyltrehalose trehalohydrolase, translated as MAQGQALSNMTIGSNYLGNNRCEFTVWAPELKEVAVKITAPEKRLLPMQKDEAGYWKVTAEGISPGTHYFYQLEGDAERPDPASHFQPEGVHGTSQVIDHSTIQWSDDQWSGVPLEEMIIYELHVGTFTPEGTFNAIIPRLRELYEFGVNAIEIMPVAQFPGDRNWGYDGTYPFAVQNSYGGVEGFKRFIDACHQQGIAVILDVVYNHFGPEGNYISNYGPYFTATYNTPWGMAVNFDDKRSDGVRNYFIENALHWFENYHIDALRLDAIHAIYDLGAKHFLQELSERVEALSAQIGRKLYLIAESDLNDVRVIRDRNTGGHGMDAQWSDDFHHSLHTLLTGENIGYYKDFGKCEQLTTALKESFVYSWKFSANRERYHGSDAKDFPGQQFVIATQNHDQVGNRMLGERLSNLVSFDALKLAAGALLLSPNVPMLFMGEEYGEESPFLYFVSHSDHDLVEAVRKGRKEEFKDFHLEGEFQDPFSQETFDQCILKWEKRQEGKNKALLELHQHLIQLRRTIPALKSLDKQNLEVSCSEADKLIQMRRGSQESEIFCVMNFSKQDATFQPNVADSSWRKILDSADEKWFGSGAKLPEHLNSGQEFTIPPLSFALFGK; from the coding sequence ATGGCACAGGGGCAAGCTCTATCAAATATGACAATCGGCTCTAATTATCTCGGTAATAATCGCTGTGAATTTACCGTTTGGGCTCCTGAATTAAAAGAGGTAGCTGTAAAAATTACTGCTCCTGAAAAGCGCCTGCTACCCATGCAAAAAGATGAGGCAGGTTACTGGAAAGTTACGGCTGAAGGTATTAGCCCAGGAACGCATTATTTTTATCAATTGGAAGGCGATGCTGAGAGACCCGATCCCGCATCACATTTTCAACCAGAGGGTGTACATGGCACTTCGCAAGTAATTGATCACAGTACTATTCAGTGGAGTGATGATCAATGGTCTGGTGTACCCCTGGAGGAAATGATTATTTATGAATTGCACGTTGGTACTTTTACCCCAGAAGGTACTTTTAATGCAATTATTCCTCGTTTGCGTGAGTTGTATGAATTTGGGGTAAATGCAATTGAAATTATGCCAGTGGCGCAATTTCCAGGCGATCGCAACTGGGGTTATGATGGTACTTATCCCTTTGCAGTACAAAACTCCTATGGTGGTGTTGAAGGATTCAAGCGATTTATAGATGCTTGTCACCAACAAGGGATCGCAGTAATTCTCGATGTTGTCTATAACCACTTTGGGCCAGAAGGTAACTATATCAGTAATTATGGCCCCTACTTTACTGCCACATATAACACTCCTTGGGGGATGGCGGTAAACTTTGATGATAAGCGTAGCGATGGTGTTCGCAACTACTTTATCGAAAACGCTCTTCATTGGTTTGAAAATTATCACATAGATGCTCTACGTTTAGATGCAATTCATGCAATTTATGACTTGGGAGCAAAACATTTTTTACAAGAATTATCAGAAAGGGTTGAGGCACTTTCTGCTCAAATAGGTAGGAAACTTTATTTAATAGCTGAAAGCGATTTAAATGATGTGCGAGTAATACGCGATCGCAATACTGGCGGTCATGGTATGGATGCTCAATGGAGCGATGACTTCCATCATTCATTGCATACATTACTTACAGGTGAAAATATTGGTTATTACAAAGATTTTGGTAAATGTGAACAGTTAACAACTGCTTTGAAAGAAAGCTTTGTTTACTCTTGGAAATTCTCTGCCAATAGAGAGCGATATCATGGTAGCGATGCCAAAGATTTTCCAGGGCAGCAATTTGTCATAGCCACCCAAAATCACGATCAAGTTGGCAACCGGATGTTAGGTGAAAGATTATCTAACTTGGTTTCCTTTGACGCTTTAAAATTAGCTGCTGGTGCGTTGTTACTTTCACCTAATGTGCCGATGTTATTTATGGGTGAAGAATATGGGGAAGAGTCACCTTTCCTCTACTTCGTAAGCCATTCCGACCATGATTTAGTAGAAGCTGTCAGAAAAGGGAGAAAGGAAGAGTTTAAAGACTTTCACCTCGAAGGAGAGTTCCAAGATCCTTTTAGCCAAGAAACCTTTGATCAGTGCATACTGAAATGGGAAAAACGGCAAGAAGGTAAAAATAAAGCTCTCTTAGAATTACATCAGCATTTAATCCAGTTACGCCGCACAATTCCTGCACTTAAGAGTTTGGATAAGCAAAATCTAGAAGTATCTTGCAGTGAAGCAGATAAGCTTATACAAATGCGACGCGGCAGTCAGGAGAGCGAGATATTTTGTGTAATGAACTTTAGTAAGCAAGATGCCACGTTCCAACCTAATGTAGCTGATAGTAGCTGGAGAAAAATATTAGATTCTGCTGATGAAAAGTGGTTTGGTTCTGGCGCGAAATTACCAGAACACTTAAATTCGGGGCAGGAATTTACCATTCCGCCTCTCAGTTTTGCGTTGTTTGGTAAATAG
- the treY gene encoding malto-oligosyltrehalose synthase yields the protein MRIPTSTYRIQFNSAFTFNDAQKIIDYLAELGISDLYASPIFKARAGSTHGYDIVDPNLLNPELGTEEDFESLVGKIQQHGMGWLQDIVPNHMAYDSQNSMLMDVLENGPNSVYCDYFDIDWNHYYEDLRGKVLTPMLGDFYGNCLENGQIQLQYDESGISVNYYSLKLPVRLESYLKFLTQNLNKLTRNLGRSHPDLIKLFGILYLIKNFPEEVKNRERYAQTMFVKELLWELYNQNPEIKEFIDNNINDFNGEPGKAESFNLLDNLLAEQFYRLSYWKVGAEELNYRRFFTVNELISIQIQEFKVFETNNELISKLVESGKVTGLRIDHIDGLYDPTNYLERLREKMGDVYITVEKILELEEEMPDYWPIQGTSGYNYLNYLNGIFCQQDNQQKFDDLYQRFTKIGKYYEQVIDGCKRLIIERNLAGDIDNLAHLLKIVANKTRRGNDFTLYGIRKAIAEFLALFPIYRTYINKDGQRHTDKEYITSVIKEAKEKTPQLANELDFIEKLLLLEFDENLPQADKDQWYHLVMRLQQYTGPLMAKGVEDTAFYVYNRLMSLNEVGGHPGYFGISVADFHKFNHVPLKQWIHKMNATSTHDTKRGEDVRTRLNVISEIPEEWEQQIQTWSKINSSKKKSLPGLSVPDANDEYLFYQNLIGAFPFNESEEAEFTTRLKDFIIKAIREAKVHTAWLRPDNTYEEGCLEFVEEVLKPSEDNQFLKELKPFVKKIAEYGIYNSLSQTLLKSVSPGVPDFYQGTELWDLSLVDPDNRRPVDFELRSSWLKDIKQKAQTDVLGLISELLSTKEDARIKLFLTHKLLEARTQYLDLFKEGDYLPLEATGEFQNNIVALVRQYEGKVAIAITPRFFTQLIQPGEYPLGEQVWRDTRIELPQGMPSSWKDAITGQTIQLDGKIVIGEVLKYFPVALLISQS from the coding sequence ATGCGTATTCCCACCTCTACTTATAGAATCCAGTTTAATTCTGCTTTTACCTTCAATGACGCTCAAAAAATTATTGATTATCTAGCAGAATTAGGTATTTCAGATCTCTATGCTTCTCCTATATTTAAAGCTAGAGCAGGTAGTACTCACGGTTATGATATTGTCGATCCCAACCTACTAAATCCTGAATTAGGGACAGAAGAAGATTTTGAATCCCTTGTTGGCAAAATTCAGCAGCATGGGATGGGGTGGTTGCAGGATATTGTTCCTAACCACATGGCTTATGACAGCCAAAATTCAATGTTGATGGATGTCTTAGAAAATGGCCCTAATTCTGTTTACTGCGATTATTTTGATATTGACTGGAATCATTATTATGAAGATCTCCGAGGCAAAGTACTTACACCGATGCTAGGGGATTTTTATGGTAATTGTTTAGAAAATGGTCAAATTCAACTCCAGTACGATGAAAGCGGAATTAGTGTTAATTACTATAGCTTAAAGTTGCCAGTCCGCCTCGAATCCTATCTGAAGTTTTTAACACAGAATTTAAATAAATTGACCCGAAATCTAGGAAGAAGCCACCCAGATCTTATTAAACTGTTTGGCATTCTTTATCTGATTAAGAACTTTCCTGAAGAAGTCAAGAATAGGGAAAGATATGCTCAGACAATGTTTGTTAAAGAATTACTTTGGGAACTTTATAATCAAAATCCTGAAATCAAGGAATTTATTGATAACAACATCAATGATTTCAACGGCGAACCAGGTAAAGCAGAAAGTTTTAATCTGTTAGATAATTTGCTTGCAGAGCAATTTTATCGTCTTTCTTATTGGAAAGTCGGTGCAGAAGAACTTAATTATAGGCGCTTCTTTACTGTCAATGAGTTAATTTCCATTCAAATTCAAGAATTCAAAGTTTTTGAGACAAATAATGAGTTAATTAGTAAACTTGTTGAATCAGGTAAGGTGACAGGTTTAAGAATTGACCATATTGATGGTCTTTATGATCCGACTAATTATCTGGAACGCCTGCGTGAAAAAATGGGCGATGTTTATATTACTGTTGAGAAGATTTTAGAACTAGAAGAAGAAATGCCGGATTACTGGCCAATACAAGGAACCAGTGGCTATAATTACTTAAATTATCTCAACGGAATATTTTGTCAGCAAGACAATCAACAGAAATTTGATGATCTCTACCAACGATTTACTAAAATAGGTAAATATTATGAGCAAGTAATCGACGGTTGTAAGCGATTAATTATTGAACGAAATTTAGCTGGAGATATTGACAATCTTGCTCATTTACTGAAGATTGTAGCGAATAAAACGAGACGGGGTAATGATTTTACTTTATATGGTATCAGGAAAGCGATCGCAGAATTTTTAGCCCTCTTCCCTATCTATCGCACCTACATTAATAAAGATGGTCAAAGGCACACAGATAAAGAATACATCACATCTGTAATCAAGGAAGCTAAAGAAAAAACTCCGCAACTAGCAAACGAATTAGATTTTATTGAAAAACTGCTATTGCTAGAGTTTGATGAAAATCTTCCTCAAGCTGATAAAGACCAGTGGTATCACTTGGTTATGAGACTGCAACAATATACTGGCCCTTTGATGGCAAAAGGTGTTGAAGATACAGCATTCTATGTCTATAACCGTTTAATGTCTTTAAATGAAGTCGGTGGGCATCCTGGTTATTTTGGAATATCGGTTGCAGACTTTCACAAATTTAATCATGTACCACTGAAACAATGGATTCACAAAATGAACGCTACATCTACCCACGACACTAAACGTGGTGAAGATGTCCGTACCAGATTAAATGTAATATCTGAAATCCCCGAAGAGTGGGAACAACAAATTCAAACTTGGAGCAAGATTAATAGTTCTAAGAAAAAAAGTTTGCCTGGTTTAAGTGTTCCTGATGCCAATGATGAATACCTATTTTATCAAAATCTAATAGGTGCTTTTCCCTTTAATGAAAGTGAAGAAGCTGAGTTTACTACTCGCCTGAAGGATTTCATCATTAAAGCGATTCGAGAAGCTAAGGTACATACAGCTTGGTTAAGACCTGATAATACTTATGAAGAAGGCTGCCTTGAGTTTGTTGAGGAAGTATTAAAACCTTCGGAAGATAATCAGTTTTTGAAGGAATTAAAACCTTTTGTTAAAAAGATAGCTGAATATGGCATCTACAACTCACTTTCTCAAACACTGTTAAAAAGTGTATCCCCAGGAGTTCCTGACTTTTATCAAGGAACTGAATTATGGGATTTGAGTTTAGTAGATCCAGATAACCGCCGTCCGGTTGATTTTGAGTTACGTTCATCTTGGTTGAAAGATATTAAACAGAAAGCTCAAACAGATGTATTAGGGTTAATCTCTGAATTACTTTCTACTAAAGAAGATGCGCGGATTAAATTGTTCTTAACTCATAAGTTGCTGGAAGCAAGAACACAGTATCTGGATTTATTTAAGGAAGGCGATTATCTACCTTTAGAAGCCACTGGGGAGTTTCAGAATAATATTGTAGCGTTGGTGCGACAGTATGAGGGTAAAGTTGCAATTGCGATCACACCCCGCTTTTTCACCCAACTCATTCAACCAGGAGAATATCCTTTAGGCGAACAGGTATGGCGTGATACGCGCATTGAGTTACCACAAGGAATGCCTTCTAGTTGGAAGGATGCAATTACAGGTCAAACAATTCAACTTGACGGCAAAATTGTAATTGGAGAAGTTTTAAAATATTTCCCTGTTGCACTTTTGATTAGTCAGAGTTAG
- a CDS encoding Uma2 family endonuclease, with amino-acid sequence MVASPEQPYLTPETYLKLEEQSPTKHEYIDGQVYAMAGASDPHVTIGGNLFALLRNHLRGSGCRLYIFDMKAQIKSLNRFYYPDVMVTCDQRDKETPNYKRFPCLIIEVLSDSTEAFDRGDKFSDYQVIPTLQEYVLINTKRQRVECFRRNSEGLWVLQSYTPKEEYFKLESVNFEGSLAALYEDVTFE; translated from the coding sequence ATGGTTGCCTCTCCTGAACAACCTTACCTCACTCCAGAAACATACCTCAAACTAGAGGAACAAAGCCCTACTAAACACGAATACATTGATGGGCAAGTCTATGCAATGGCAGGGGCAAGTGACCCTCACGTTACCATTGGCGGAAACCTGTTCGCGCTTCTCCGCAACCATCTGCGAGGTTCTGGTTGTCGCCTCTACATTTTCGACATGAAAGCGCAAATCAAGTCTTTAAATCGCTTCTACTATCCTGATGTAATGGTGACTTGCGACCAACGAGACAAAGAAACCCCAAACTATAAACGCTTTCCCTGTTTAATCATCGAAGTTTTATCTGATTCTACAGAAGCATTTGACAGAGGCGATAAATTTTCTGATTATCAAGTAATTCCCACCCTGCAAGAATACGTCTTAATTAATACCAAGCGCCAGCGAGTAGAATGTTTCCGTCGCAATAGTGAAGGGTTGTGGGTATTGCAATCTTATACACCCAAAGAGGAATATTTCAAACTCGAAAGTGTTAACTTTGAGGGAAGTTTGGCAGCACTCTATGAGGATGTAACGTTTGAATAA
- a CDS encoding TIGR03885 family FMN-dependent LLM class oxidoreductase: protein MAKIGYHASHEQFKPSELIHYVQMAEQAGFTAALSSDHFHPWSEQQGQSGFAWSWLGAAMQATQLPFRVVCAPGQRYHPAIIAQAAATLAEMFPNRFWLTVGSGQALNEHITGDKWPLKQERNARLKECVEVIRALWTGETVNHHGLISVEEAKLYTLPETPPLIIGAAITAKTAEWLGSWADGLITVSRPPQELQKVVDAFHRGGGEGKPMILKVQISYAADEATARHGAHEQWRNNVFKSALLSELQMPAQFDAAGEFVQPDELDGPVRISSEPQQYIEWLQKDLEMGFSELILHNVNREQQQFIEAFGDQVLPVLQNR, encoded by the coding sequence ATGGCAAAAATTGGTTATCACGCTTCACACGAACAATTTAAGCCGAGCGAGTTGATCCATTATGTCCAAATGGCGGAACAAGCTGGGTTTACTGCCGCCCTCTCTTCCGACCACTTTCACCCTTGGAGTGAACAGCAAGGACAAAGCGGCTTTGCTTGGTCTTGGTTAGGTGCAGCAATGCAGGCAACTCAACTTCCCTTTCGAGTTGTATGTGCGCCTGGACAGCGATACCACCCTGCAATTATTGCCCAAGCTGCTGCGACGTTAGCTGAGATGTTCCCCAACCGCTTTTGGTTAACTGTCGGAAGCGGACAAGCACTTAACGAACATATTACTGGGGATAAGTGGCCGCTCAAACAAGAACGCAATGCCCGTTTGAAAGAGTGCGTTGAAGTTATTCGTGCTTTATGGACAGGGGAAACAGTTAATCATCACGGTTTAATTTCCGTTGAAGAAGCAAAGTTGTATACCCTTCCCGAAACGCCACCTTTAATTATTGGCGCAGCAATTACAGCTAAAACTGCGGAGTGGTTAGGTAGTTGGGCTGATGGACTAATTACTGTTTCTCGCCCTCCTCAAGAACTACAAAAAGTTGTCGATGCTTTTCATCGTGGCGGAGGAGAGGGTAAACCGATGATCCTCAAAGTGCAGATTTCCTATGCAGCAGATGAAGCAACCGCCCGACACGGAGCGCATGAACAATGGCGTAATAATGTCTTTAAGAGCGCGTTACTGTCAGAACTACAAATGCCTGCTCAGTTTGACGCGGCAGGGGAGTTTGTCCAACCAGATGAGTTAGATGGGCCAGTTCGCATCTCCTCAGAACCTCAACAGTATATCGAGTGGTTGCAAAAAGATTTGGAAATGGGATTTAGTGAGCTTATATTGCACAACGTTAACCGAGAGCAACAACAGTTTATTGAGGCTTTTGGCGATCAGGTTTTGCCTGTGTTGCAGAACAGATAA
- a CDS encoding alpha-1,4-glucan--maltose-1-phosphate maltosyltransferase — translation MLPAEGRRRVQIEGISPEIDGGRFPIKRTVGEEVRVEVDMFADGHDVVNGVVQYRPETSSEWSEVLLTPIVNDRWQASFTVSELGRYVYTIVAWVDHFISWRRGIAKKIAAGQDVSVDILIGAQFVEEASDRATDNDSVQLKTWAATLRSIQQEDAVILEQKILSPDLLALMNKYPDRKYATTYDKELAIVVDRERARFSTWYELFPRSCGEPGKHGTFKDAQARLPYIADLGFDVLYLPPIHPIGFQFRKGKNNTTTPEPDDVGVPWGIGSEAGGHKAIHPDLGTITDFEEFVAKAADYGMEIALDLAYQCSPDHPYVKEHPEWFLHRPDGTIQYAENPPKKYQDIYPINFETEGWENLWEELKSVVLFWIDKGVTIFRVDNPHTKAFPFWEWMIGEVKRDYPHVLFLAEAFTRPKVMYRLAKVGFSQSYTYFTWHNTKWELTTYFEELTSSPAYDIFRPNVWPNTPDILHEYLQHGGRPAFMIRLALAATLAANYGIYGPAYEVCENRPLKEGSEEYLNSEKYQIREWDLDSPYTIKHLIKQVNKIRREHQALQSNKSLKFHSTSNEQIICYSKQTDNFSDVIIVVVNLDPYNTQSGWVSLQLHLLGLNPYQPYQVHDLLTDAYYTWGEHNYVELNPFVMPAHILKVNPLR, via the coding sequence ATGCTGCCAGCAGAAGGTCGCCGACGAGTTCAAATTGAAGGTATCTCGCCAGAAATTGATGGCGGTCGTTTTCCCATTAAGCGGACAGTTGGTGAAGAAGTCCGCGTAGAAGTGGATATGTTTGCAGATGGTCACGACGTTGTTAATGGCGTTGTGCAATACCGTCCTGAAACCTCCTCAGAGTGGTCAGAAGTATTACTTACTCCGATTGTTAATGACCGTTGGCAAGCATCATTCACAGTTTCTGAACTTGGGCGTTACGTATATACGATAGTTGCTTGGGTTGATCATTTTATCTCTTGGCGGCGAGGGATAGCCAAGAAAATTGCAGCAGGGCAAGATGTATCTGTAGATATACTCATTGGAGCGCAATTTGTGGAGGAGGCGAGCGATCGCGCTACAGATAATGATAGTGTACAGTTAAAAACCTGGGCAGCAACTTTACGTTCTATACAACAAGAAGATGCTGTTATTTTAGAACAGAAAATTCTGTCTCCAGACTTGTTGGCATTAATGAACAAGTATCCCGACAGAAAATATGCTACTACTTACGACAAAGAATTAGCTATTGTTGTAGACCGAGAAAGAGCAAGATTTAGCACTTGGTATGAACTGTTTCCCCGTTCCTGTGGCGAACCAGGAAAACACGGTACTTTTAAAGACGCACAAGCACGACTACCTTATATTGCAGACTTAGGATTTGATGTCCTATATTTACCACCTATTCATCCCATCGGATTTCAATTTCGTAAAGGTAAAAATAACACTACTACCCCAGAACCAGACGATGTAGGAGTACCTTGGGGAATTGGTTCAGAAGCAGGTGGACATAAAGCAATTCATCCCGACTTAGGTACTATTACAGACTTTGAAGAATTTGTTGCCAAAGCTGCTGATTATGGCATGGAAATTGCTTTAGATTTAGCTTATCAATGCTCCCCAGACCATCCTTATGTAAAAGAGCATCCCGAATGGTTTTTACACCGTCCTGATGGCACAATTCAATATGCCGAAAATCCGCCTAAAAAATATCAAGATATTTATCCCATCAACTTTGAAACAGAAGGCTGGGAAAATCTTTGGGAAGAATTAAAAAGTGTCGTTTTATTTTGGATTGATAAGGGAGTAACAATATTTCGGGTAGATAATCCTCATACTAAAGCTTTTCCCTTTTGGGAATGGATGATTGGGGAAGTCAAGCGAGATTATCCTCATGTGCTTTTCTTAGCAGAAGCATTCACCCGCCCCAAAGTTATGTATCGTTTAGCTAAAGTAGGTTTTAGTCAATCTTATACATACTTTACTTGGCATAATACTAAATGGGAACTTACCACATATTTTGAAGAATTAACTTCTTCTCCCGCCTATGATATTTTCCGCCCAAATGTTTGGCCCAATACACCAGATATTCTACACGAATACCTACAACATGGCGGTAGACCTGCGTTTATGATTCGGTTAGCCTTAGCCGCTACCTTAGCTGCCAATTATGGTATTTATGGGCCAGCTTATGAAGTTTGTGAAAATAGACCGCTAAAAGAGGGAAGTGAAGAATATCTTAATTCAGAAAAATATCAAATCCGCGAGTGGGATTTAGATAGTCCTTATACAATTAAGCATTTGATTAAACAGGTGAATAAAATTCGCCGAGAACATCAAGCTTTGCAAAGTAACAAATCACTAAAATTCCATAGCACGAGTAATGAGCAAATAATTTGTTACAGCAAACAAACTGATAATTTTAGTGATGTGATTATTGTAGTTGTCAACCTTGATCCCTACAATACTCAATCTGGTTGGGTAAGTTTACAGTTGCATTTGTTAGGTTTGAATCCTTATCAGCCTTATCAAGTACATGATTTGTTGACTGATGCTTACTATACTTGGGGTGAGCATAATTATGTGGAATTGAATCCTTTTGTTATGCCTGCTCACATTCTCAAAGTTAATCCCCTTCGCTAG
- a CDS encoding type II toxin-antitoxin system MqsA family antitoxin — MKCVICKHGQTQAGLVTVTLERDESIVIIKRVPAEVCDNCGEYYLSDLMTQEVLQRAEVAINNGAEIEVIRYAA, encoded by the coding sequence ATGAAGTGTGTAATCTGTAAGCATGGGCAAACACAAGCTGGGTTAGTAACTGTCACTTTGGAAAGAGATGAATCTATTGTGATTATTAAGAGAGTTCCCGCAGAAGTTTGTGATAATTGTGGAGAATATTATTTAAGTGATTTGATGACTCAAGAGGTATTACAACGAGCGGAAGTAGCTATAAATAATGGAGCAGAGATAGAAGTTATCCGCTATGCTGCTTAG